The sequence below is a genomic window from Selenomonadales bacterium.
CAGCCCGCTACCGCCTGTAGCGCGTGCGCGTGATGCGTCGACACGATAGAAGCGTTCAAAAATCCTCGCCTTAGCTTCGAGCGGAATCCCAGGACCGTCATCCACGACACAGAGCGAAATCGCCTCGGGAGTAGTGCTTAAGGCAATATGTACGGCGTTGTCGGCAAACTTGATGGCGTTGTCTACTATGTTAAAGATCGCTCGGTGCAGCGCGGCTTCATCCCCCACGTAAGGGACCTCCCGCGGAATGTTCGTCGTCACACTGACTCGCCGCGTCCTGGCAAGAGCCGACAGGCTCGCTACCACCCGCCGGGTTAGGTGTGCTAAGTCGCAGTGTTCACGCACTAGCGCCGCTCGGCTGTCGAGGCGGGCTAGCTGGAGCAGGTCTGCCACGAGAGTGCTGAGCCTGTCTATTTCCCGCACGAGGTCAAGCAGCAGTTCTTGTCGGGTATCAGAGTTTATGCTTGGGTCGGTCACCAGCGGGTCGATAAGCGCCTTCATGGCCGCTAAGGGAGCGCGCATTTCGTGGGAAGCGTCGGAAATAAAGCGCATGCGAGCCGCTTCTAGCGCATGCACTCGCTCGCTCATATGATTAAATGCTACGCCAAGCTCGTAGATCTCTTCATCGCCGCTCTCGGCCACCCTAGCCGTCTGTTCCCCATCGCATATTTTGCCAACGGCTTGCGTCAGGTGCACAAGCGGAGAAGTTATACTTGACGCTAGCCCGAGTCCCATGATGGCGGCAATCAGGGCGACTGCCGCGCTCCCCACTAGCAGCCGCCGCTCAAGGAGATCGAGAGAAGCGTAGACATCGTCGAGGCTGCTGGCAATAAAGGCCACGCCGATTTGCTCGCGCCCCATCAGCTCGGTAGGGACTCCCCCTTCGCCGTAATGGTCGCGGAAAATCGGCGCCAACACGTAGAGAGTAGCCCGCCCTACATTCGTGTGCCGTTCCAAGACCTCGGTGTTTCCCATAAGGCTACTCGGCAGCGCCGGGTGCGTGAGTGCGTGCCCCGTGAGTTGGTCAAACGCATCCGCTAACACCAGACCTGACGTATCCGTAATAATGACACGCGCCCGTAACTGCTCGGCGAAAGTGCGGGTCATGCGCGCTAGGTCAAGCTTACTATCAAGCATGGCTTCCCGCGCGCTGTTGGCGATAATGTTGCTCTGTATCAGCAAGGCTGCGCGCCGCTCACTAAGAAAATGCTCGTGCAAAAACTGCTGTATGATGAGCCCTAGTCCCACTACAGCCATGGCGATGACGAGCAAGTAAGTAAGCGGCAGTCGCAGCCTGAGGCTAAGTCGCATGATCGTTTTCTCGTAAATAGTACCCGGCGCCCCATCGCGTTAGCACGTACTTGGGGCAGGCTGGGTCTTCTTCTATTTTGGCCCGCAGGCGCCCTATGTGCACGTCGACGTTGCGCAAATCGCCTAAGTGGCTGTATCCCCACACGAGCTGCAGCAGGTTCTCGCGCGAAAACGTTTTGCCGCGGTTAGTAGCCAGCGTTAGCAAAATATCGTATTCTTTATTGGTTAAGTCGACAGGTCGCCCTGTGACGGACACCTTGCGCTTACCCGTATCTATGACTAAGTCCCCCACGCTGAGGCGCGTTTCCTCGCCAGAGCTGCGGCTCCAATCTTTGCGGCGCAGCAATGCGCGCACACGCGCTACTAACTCGCGCGTGTTAAAGGGCTTCGTCAGGTAATCGTCGGCACCTTTTTCTAAGCCCAGAATCTTGTCTACGTCTTCGCTGCGCGCCGTAAGCATCAATATTGGGACAGTGGCCTTTCGCCTGATGGCTTCGCAGACAGCGAACCCGTCTAGACCGGGCAGCATGACATCAAGTATTACTAGGTCTGGGGCAAGGCGACTAAAGGCGGCAAGCGCTTCGTTGCCGTCGTAGGCGGCATGCACTTCATACCCCTCGTGCTCCAAACTGAGGGTGAGCCCCTTAAGAAAGCTAGCTTCGTCGTCGACTAAGAGTAGCTTATACATGGCCAGACCTCCTGTACCATTAGTATAACGGGTCGGGGGTAGGGGGGCAAGGGAGCGCGCGACGTGCGACGTAGGCCGTGCGCCGTGCTTCGTGCTTCGTGCTTCGTAGCTTAAGGCGTACGGCTTACAGCGTACAGCTTACAGCGAAGAACCGTTCCCCTTTGACCTTTCCACCTTTCCACCCCTCCCCTCAACGCTGATAGCACTCCCACCCAGTTCATGATTCACGATTCACGATTCACGATTACCCCGCTCACAGCTCACTGCTCAAAGCTGTCGGCTGGCGGCCGGCGGCTGGCGGCCCCCGCCCCAAGCGACAAGTGACAAGCCACAAGCAGGATTGTTTCATGCGACACCGTATTTAATGGTTACGGAAAAGAGGCAGGTGAAATGAGTGGATCTCGATGAGCGCGGCCTAGAACAGGAACGTCAGCTAGTGGAACGGGCCAAACGAGACCCGGAGGCTTTTGGCCTGCTTTACGAGCGGCACTACGATTCTGTCTATAACTATGTACTGCGCCGCACCGGACACGTGCAGACCGCGCAGGACATTGTCAGCGAGACGTTCTTTATTGCGCTGCGTAGCTTAGGCAAGTTTAAGTGGCAGGGCGTACCCTTCTCGGCTTGGCTCTACCGAATCGCTATCAATGAGCTGGCCGGCCACTTCCGCCGCGGGCGCGCTAAGACTGTCTCGCTGGAAGCCCTGCGCGAGGAGGGGTTTGAGCCGTTAGCGGACAGCGATGTTGAACGCGAGGCGCTCGCCTGTCAGGAAGAGATAGACCGCTACCTTGAGTATCACGCCGTGAGGAAGGCCGTGAACGACCTACCGGAGCGATACCAAGACGTGGTCGCGTTGCGTTTTTTCGCCGGCAAGCAGGTAGCCGAGATCGGCGTAATCCTAGGCAAGCCGGTAGGTACCGTAAAGTCGCTCCTGCACCGCGGGATAGAAAGACTAAGGCAAACGCTCACACAGGCAAGACAAGGTGCAACCTTTAGCGAGGCGTCGACTTATGTAGAGAAAGGGAGGGGATTGCATGGAGACTAACGCACGCGATGACCAAGCGTTTGTTTCAGCCCTAGAGGCCGTGTCGTTGCCGCATGCCGATACCCCCCGCTTTAAGGCAGAGCTTAAGGCGAAGCTACTGGTGGAGGCGGCGCAGCGCGCGCAACCCGTCCGTCCCGCTAAGCCCGCCGGTGTGGTAGGGCACCCGTGGTGGCGCTATGCGCTT
It includes:
- a CDS encoding HAMP domain-containing histidine kinase, which gives rise to MRLSLRLRLPLTYLLVIAMAVVGLGLIIQQFLHEHFLSERRAALLIQSNIIANSAREAMLDSKLDLARMTRTFAEQLRARVIITDTSGLVLADAFDQLTGHALTHPALPSSLMGNTEVLERHTNVGRATLYVLAPIFRDHYGEGGVPTELMGREQIGVAFIASSLDDVYASLDLLERRLLVGSAAVALIAAIMGLGLASSITSPLVHLTQAVGKICDGEQTARVAESGDEEIYELGVAFNHMSERVHALEAARMRFISDASHEMRAPLAAMKALIDPLVTDPSINSDTRQELLLDLVREIDRLSTLVADLLQLARLDSRAALVREHCDLAHLTRRVVASLSALARTRRVSVTTNIPREVPYVGDEAALHRAIFNIVDNAIKFADNAVHIALSTTPEAISLCVVDDGPGIPLEAKARIFERFYRVDASRARATGGSGLGLAIAYEVVQAHEGNIRVETAHGHGATFLLSLPVPVTTPPS
- a CDS encoding response regulator transcription factor — its product is MYKLLLVDDEASFLKGLTLSLEHEGYEVHAAYDGNEALAAFSRLAPDLVILDVMLPGLDGFAVCEAIRRKATVPILMLTARSEDVDKILGLEKGADDYLTKPFNTRELVARVRALLRRKDWSRSSGEETRLSVGDLVIDTGKRKVSVTGRPVDLTNKEYDILLTLATNRGKTFSRENLLQLVWGYSHLGDLRNVDVHIGRLRAKIEEDPACPKYVLTRWGAGYYLRENDHAT
- a CDS encoding sigma-70 family RNA polymerase sigma factor, which produces MDLDERGLEQERQLVERAKRDPEAFGLLYERHYDSVYNYVLRRTGHVQTAQDIVSETFFIALRSLGKFKWQGVPFSAWLYRIAINELAGHFRRGRAKTVSLEALREEGFEPLADSDVEREALACQEEIDRYLEYHAVRKAVNDLPERYQDVVALRFFAGKQVAEIGVILGKPVGTVKSLLHRGIERLRQTLTQARQGATFSEASTYVEKGRGLHGD